Proteins from one Anopheles nili chromosome 2, idAnoNiliSN_F5_01, whole genome shotgun sequence genomic window:
- the LOC128720571 gene encoding extracellular matrix protein 2-like translates to MPRCWLKVVTNCAIILGLLIIAHDAAIIRLTCEIVDGKCVLKNIYATEDDRFKEIRNEGYQSVIEFFDCHIHTLPPIPYISKVKADAINLVRIEENTFNTVHQLDVSYNRLREFSPKAFEYPEELQKLNLNGNPTLKDFAFLPALTGLTILEMADMKLELDLIEIGTFALMSHLSVLNMSDNKISSIPVGLFSKLVGLTELDLSRNTITKISSGTFAITSDGFRGQYIFVYLSHNNITIIENNAFLHAKFVNLHSNKLVGIGQYAFDNQTLLRTLDLSENGVLKNFNFLHNLPALHDLNMSHMNFTFDAAIPRNIFDDLYSLTTLDLSHNRIEEVPIGVFAELQSLNFINLRHNRIKRIEFGTFSMRKYDLIDEIDLSYNDISEINFLVFVPLKYLKTLLLHGNKISYINAKQLIRNKSLQNFGIQNSLVSCYDLVDLLGSLKLVLEPNEFISHLPNIDGIKCQP, encoded by the coding sequence ATGCCTCGTTGTTGGTTGAAAGTTGTAACTAACTGTGCTATTATCTTGGGCCTTTTGATTATAGCCCATGATGCAGCCATTATACGCCTTACTTGTGAAATAGTTGATGGAAAGTGTgtgcttaaaaatatatacgcCACCGAAGATGACCGATTCAAAGAAATACGAAATGAAGGGTACCAAAGTGTAATCGAGTTTTTTGACTGCCACATTCACACACTGCCACCGATCCCTTATATTTCGAAAGTGAAAGCGGATGCCATCAATCTTGTACGAATAGAAGAAAATACCTTCAATACAGTACACCAGCTAGATGTTTCCTACAATCGGCTCCGCGAATTTTCTCCCAAAGCTTTTGAATATCCAGAAGAGTTACAAAAACTCAATCTTAATGGTAATCCCACACTCAAAGACTTTGCTTTTCTACCAGCACTTACCGGGCTTACGATTCTCGAAATGGCTGACATGAAGCTAGAACTGGACCTAATTGAAATCGGAACATTTGCACTGATGTCACACTTATCAGTGCTTAATATGAGTGACAACAAAATTTCCTCGATTCCGGTGggattattttcaaaactcgTCGGGCTAACCGAATTAGATCTGAGTCGAAATACCATAACGAAAATCTCATCAGGCACATTTGCCATCACTAGCGATGGGTTTAGAGGCCAGTATATTTTCGTTTACCTGTCCCACAACAACATAACCATCATAGAAAACAATGCTTTCCTCCATGCGAAATTCGTAAATCTGCACAGCAACAAGCTTGTTGGCATTGGACAGTATGCCTTTGACAATCAAACGTTGCTTCGAACACTAGACCTATCCGAAAATGGCGTCCTGAAAAATTTTAACTTTCTGCACAACTTACCCGCTCTTCACGACCTCAACATGTCACACATGAACTTTACTTTCGATGCCGCTATCCCTCGCAACATTTTTGATGATCTCTACTCACTGACTACGCTGGATCTTTCACACAATCGCATAGAAGAGGTACCCATCGGTGTATTTGCTGAGCTGCAATCTCTCAATTTTATCAACCTGCGCCATAACCGCATCAAGCGCATCGAGTTTGGTACATTTTCTATGCGCAAGTACGACCTAATCGACGAAATTGATCTCTCATACAATGACATCTCGGAGATTAACTTTCTCGTCTTTGTTCCGTTAAAATACCTCAAGACGCTGCTGTTGCACGGTAACAAAATTTCGTACATCAACGCCAAACAGTTAATACGCAACAAAAGTTTGCAAAACTTTGGCATTCAAAACAGCCTCGTGAGTTGCTACGATCTAGTCGATTTACTGGGATCGCTTAAACTTGTGCTGGAGCCGAACGAATTCATATCGCACCTTCCCAACATTGACGGAATAAAATGTCAACCGTAA
- the LOC128720957 gene encoding poly(A) RNA polymerase gld-2 homolog A-like translates to MPPIDDNIIHSVDGEDQQNVKSSNSRSASNMTLELPECLTSSMMFGSCRTKKCYSSSLHKKKQTQQHIVNSLKAWNLKLSPSSLLPVQDTVSKNERLPAKTGQQQQQQQEEQQQLHNFQMHHHRHYNKQQHNLHPMRDTVTVIDTSSSNSSSASLSLSVVPPNDFYALQSGQPKSRRYLRRNSLSSYNSSSIGSCSSNGSSSSSCTSISSNSSSNINSNTAPVAHMLTAAGSNTDKCDILLSRTIWERFFFAQQTEAKYLKKMQLWRELYICIKKGFPKYSLYLVGSTITGFGADNSDVDMCLVSRSIPSEYDTRVEALFNLSLVKEHLIKHLASSNFTNFSLIQAKVPILRFEDTKNGIVIDLNFNNCVGIRNTHLLYCYSQMDWRVRPLVLAVKLWAQHHNINDAKNMTISSYSLVLMVIHFLQYGTNPPVLPCLHAFYPEKFMKVVDLKNIEMVERLQPYRTDNKQSLGELLLDFLEYYTKFKYERFAISVRTSSVIPIEECRLMKSYKNDPHHWKHLCIEEPFDFTNTARSVFDGSVFEEIKSVFAISWRMLQESKDFNCLFCEPLFTPVTSTLSQIS, encoded by the exons ATGCCGCCGATAGATGACAATATCATCCATAGCGTCGATGGAGAAGATCAACAAAATGTTAAATCCTCAAATAGCCGAAGTGCAAGCAACATGACACTGGAGTTACCAGAGTGTCTGACATCCTCCATGATGTTTGGCTCGTGTAGGACAAAAAAGTGTTACAGCAGTtctttacataaaaaaaaacaaactcaacaACACATTGTCAATAGCCTTAAGGCGTGGAATCTGAAACTGTCCCCTAGTAGCCTCCTACCGGTTCAAGATACCGTATCGAAGAATGAACGATTGCCAGCAAAGACAGGG cagcagcaacaacagcaacaggaggagcaacaacagctacataattttcaaatgcatCATCATCGACATTATAATAAACAGCAACACAACTTGCATC CGATGCGAGATACCGTGACGGTAATCGACACTTCATCAAGTAACAGCTCCTCAGCGTCTCTTTCCCTATCGGTGGTGCCGCCCAACGATTTTTATGCGCTGCAGAGCGGACAACCAAAATc CAGAAGATATTTAAGACGCAACTCACTTAGCAGTTACAATAGTAGCAGTATCGGCAGCTGTAGTAGCAatggcagcagtagcagtagctgCACTAGCATCAGcagtaacagcagcagcaacatcaacagcaat ACTGCACCCGTTGCACATATGCTTACAGCTGCTGGCAGCAACACAGACAAGTGTGATATATTACTTTCCAGAACAATTTGGGAGCGATTTTTCTTTGCTCAACAGACCGAAGCGAAATATCTTAAAAAGATGCAGCTCTGGCGTGAACTGTatatttgcattaaaaaagGCTTTCCAAAATATAGCCTGTATTTGGTTGGCAGTACAATTACTGGATTCGGAGCTGATAATTCTGATGTAGACATGTGCCTCGTATCGAGGAGTATTCCCAGCGAGTATGATACTCGCGTAGAAGCACTTTTTAATTTATCGCTGGTAAAAGAGCACTTGATAAAACATCTGGCTTCGTCAAATTTTACCAATTTTAGTCTGATCCAAGCAAAAGTGCCTATCCTACGTTTTGAAGATACTAAAAATGGTATTGTGATCGATTTGAACTTTAATAACTGTGTAGGGATCAGAAATACTCACCTATTGTATTGTTATTCACAAA TGGATTGGCGAGTTCGACCTCTGGTTTTGGCAGTAAAATTGTGGGCTCAGCATCACAACATAAATGATGCTAAAAATATGACTATATCTAGCTATTCACTGGTGTTGATGGTAATCCATTTCTTACAATACGGGACCAACCCTCCAGTCCTGCCATGTCTTCATGCTTTCTATCCAGAAAAGTTTATG AAAGTagtcgatttaaaaaacattgaaatggTTGAACGCCTTCAACCATATCGAACGGATAACAAACAAAGCTTGGGAGAACTGTTGCTGGATTTTCTGGAGTACTATACAAAGTTTAA atACGAGCGTTTTGCAATATCTGTGAGAACAAGTTCGGTTATACCCATAGAGGAATGTCGATTAATGAAAAGTTATAAAAACGATCCTCATCACTGGAAACATTTGTGTATTGAAG AACCATTCGATTTTACTAACACGGCTCGATCAGTATTTGATGGAAGCGTATTTGAAGAGATAAAATCGGTTTTTGCCATCTCTTGGAGAATGCTACAAGAAAGTAAAGATTTcaactgtttgttttgtgaacCGTTATTTACACCAGTTACGTCCACACTGTCTCAAATATCTTGA